In the genome of Camelina sativa cultivar DH55 unplaced genomic scaffold, Cs unpScaffold04109, whole genome shotgun sequence, one region contains:
- the LOC104774621 gene encoding protein DETOXIFICATION 51-like has protein sequence YVWASGLHAPTWTDPTRDCFRGWAPLLRLAGPSCVSVCLEWWWYEIMIVLCGLLVNPRSTVAAMGVLIQTTSFLYVFPSSLSFAVSTRVGNELGANRPKTAKLSAMVSIVFAAVTGITAAAFAYSVRNAWGRIFTGDEEILRLTAAALPILGLCEIGNCPQTVGCGVVRGTARPSTAANVNLGAFYLVGMPVAVGLGFWAGIGFNGLWL, from the exons TACGTCTGGGCGAGTGGTCTTCACGCGCCTACATGGACTGACCCGACCCGTGATTGTTTCCGCGGCTGGGCTCCTTTGCTTCGTCTCGCGGGTCCGAGCTGCGTCTCCGTTTGCTTGGAGTGGTGGTGGTACGAGATCATGATCGTTCTCTGCGGTTTGCTCGTGAATCCAAGATCGACGGTGGCTGCTATGGGCGTTTTGATCCAGACGACATCGTTTCTTTACGTTTTCCCGTCTTCTCTCAGCTTCGCTGTGTCCACTAGGGTAG GTAACGAGCTTGGAGCGAACCGTCCCAAGACGGCGAAGCTATCGGCCATGGTGTCTATCGTTTTCGCGGCTGTTACGGGGATCACTGCTGCGGCGTTTGCTTACTCCGTTAGAAATGCTTGGGGGAGGATATTCACCGGAGACGAAGAGATTCTCCGGCTAACAGCGGCGGCGTTACCGATATTGGGTTTATGCGAGATCGGAAACTGTCCACAGACGGTGGGATGCGGCGTAGTGAGAGGAACAGCACGGCCGTCAACGGCGGCGAACGTGAACCTCGGAGCGTTTTATCTGGTGGGCATGCCGGTGGCTGTTGGTCTCGGGTTTT